The genomic region GATCCTGGTCGACACCTGGGCTCGGCCGGAAGATGGGCTGAAATAGAAATTTCCGATGTTCGGTTGCGGATTCTTCTCGTTGAAGACGTGGATGCTCCTGACGTAATCGTCCGCCGTCATCGGGCTCGTAACGCTGACCGTCATCGGCACAGTATTGCCGTTCTCGACCAGCGGCGGAATGTCGAGCTTGATCCTGCCGCTGCGAAGCTGTGCTTCGCCGACGACGTTGCGGATCGCGGTGTTGAGCATCGCCGGCGTCGCTTGAAGCGGCCGCAGCGTCACGATTGGGATCGTCCCGGCGATTGTCACGCCTCCGGCGAGGTTCAAAAATTGTCGTCGCGTGGTTGGCATGAACCTAGTCCCGGAGCGTTGCAAGAAAGGCCACGATGTCCTCGATCTCCGCAGCCGACAGGATCGGCTTCCCGGCGAAGTTGCGTCCGACGCGGACGAAGCCGTCGTTGCGATAATAGGATGGCATGATGGTCTCCGGATTAAAGCGCGAAGCATCGACCAGTCGAAGCCGCAACTGGCTCACGGACCACCGGTTCCCCGCACCGCCGAGATCAGGCGCGAGGTCGCCTTGGAACCGGGTCTCCGGAAATGGGCCGGAATGGCAGAGGATGCAGGTCGTCGTGCGTGCGAGCACCAGCGCGCGCCCACGCGCGGCATCACCGGGTGAGCCTGTGAGCGATTCTGGAA from Bradyrhizobium sp. CB1015 harbors:
- the soxX gene encoding sulfur oxidation c-type cytochrome SoxX is translated as MIVAAVITLSLALAPGARAEELVPYAIVGDGIPESLTGSPGDAARGRALVLARTTTCILCHSGPFPETRFQGDLAPDLGGAGNRWSVSQLRLRLVDASRFNPETIMPSYYRNDGFVRVGRNFAGKPILSAAEIEDIVAFLATLRD
- a CDS encoding SoxY-related AACIE arm protein, translating into MPTTRRQFLNLAGGVTIAGTIPIVTLRPLQATPAMLNTAIRNVVGEAQLRSGRIKLDIPPLVENGNTVPMTVSVTSPMTADDYVRSIHVFNEKNPQPNIGNFYFSPSSGRAQVSTRIRLADTQKVVAIARLSDDTFWQVAAEIVVTLAACTEEMN